One stretch of Candidatus Cloacimonadota bacterium DNA includes these proteins:
- a CDS encoding alanine racemase, which translates to MAKLLVRTKKIISNIEKLSDYLEKNNITWSLTAKVLSGHKEILKPILKSSTVKKTHSVADSRLSNLKNIRELAPDIKTMYIKPPAIQNIKTVIDVADFSLNTSLNTLEALNEEAKRQKKLHKVIIMIEMGELREGVMRDELINFYSQCFELSNIEVVGIGTNLGCMYGVEPTFDKLIQLSLYKQLIEAKFDRKIDLISGGSSITLPLISRKKIPKLVNHFRIGEAAFLGLTPLTGKKFRNLSTEAFEFDANIIEMEQKESKPDGKLSEGNVGHAAEAKNSAISYKAILDFGALDVNTDDIKPKDKNVRFFGTTSDMTVYDLGTSVLQKKFDVGSIIRFKPNYMAVARLMNSKFIEKEIS; encoded by the coding sequence ATGGCAAAATTATTGGTTCGTACCAAGAAGATAATCTCAAATATTGAAAAACTTTCAGATTATCTGGAAAAAAATAATATTACTTGGAGTTTAACTGCTAAGGTTCTTTCCGGTCATAAAGAAATTTTAAAACCAATCCTGAAATCTTCTACTGTAAAAAAAACTCATTCTGTTGCAGATTCCCGTCTTTCCAATCTAAAGAATATCAGAGAACTTGCTCCCGATATCAAAACGATGTACATAAAACCACCTGCTATTCAGAACATAAAAACAGTTATTGATGTTGCTGATTTCTCTTTAAATACTTCCTTGAATACATTGGAGGCTTTGAATGAAGAAGCCAAAAGACAGAAAAAACTGCATAAAGTTATTATCATGATTGAAATGGGAGAATTGCGGGAAGGTGTGATGCGAGATGAACTGATAAATTTCTATTCCCAATGTTTTGAACTCTCCAATATTGAAGTTGTAGGAATTGGTACAAATCTGGGCTGCATGTACGGAGTAGAACCTACTTTTGACAAACTGATCCAGCTTTCTTTATATAAACAGCTTATCGAAGCGAAATTTGATCGTAAGATCGACCTGATTTCCGGTGGAAGTTCCATTACCTTACCCTTGATTTCGCGAAAAAAAATTCCCAAATTGGTAAATCATTTCAGGATTGGTGAAGCAGCATTTCTGGGGCTAACGCCACTTACTGGCAAGAAATTCAGAAATCTTTCTACAGAAGCATTTGAATTTGACGCCAATATTATCGAAATGGAGCAGAAAGAGAGTAAACCAGATGGTAAACTCAGTGAGGGAAATGTTGGTCATGCTGCGGAAGCTAAAAACTCAGCAATAAGCTATAAAGCTATCCTGGATTTCGGTGCTTTGGACGTTAATACAGATGATATAAAACCAAAGGATAAAAATGTAAGGTTTTTTGGAACAACCTCCGATATGACTGTTTACGATTTGGGAACCAGTGTTTTACAAAAGAAATTTGACGTTGGATCAATCATTAGATTTAAGCCAAATTATATGGCTGTTGCCAGATTGATGAATTCCAAATTTATCGAGAAAGAGATCAGTTAA
- a CDS encoding M55 family metallopeptidase, protein MKYYISFDYEGLAGVTNWQETYGNQRFNQLATEQMNSFLKGIFDSEPEAEVVVADSHANGDNLIWEKLVGNTRLIKGYPRTYYMIEGLDKSFDSLILFGYHAPVGMPGNMDHTYSASSFYSVEINGNKVSEICINAMTAAEIGVPLQFVYTDDITSNWLHENVDQEIKILVSKKAISRYAAELYSHQEILKKLFESGKKLTSFPNYFYQLSDNYSCKIQGIDTNIAYACAMVPGVELLDPRTLIFESKDMQTLYRYLMTLCMAAGSVNNLYR, encoded by the coding sequence ATGAAATACTATATTTCTTTTGATTATGAAGGATTGGCAGGAGTTACAAACTGGCAGGAAACTTATGGAAATCAACGTTTTAATCAACTGGCAACTGAGCAGATGAATTCTTTTCTAAAAGGAATATTTGACTCTGAACCTGAAGCTGAAGTTGTGGTTGCCGATTCTCATGCCAACGGCGATAATCTGATCTGGGAAAAACTGGTCGGCAATACCAGGCTCATCAAAGGTTATCCTCGCACATATTACATGATCGAAGGCTTGGACAAAAGTTTTGATTCATTGATCCTTTTTGGGTATCATGCTCCGGTTGGAATGCCGGGAAACATGGATCACACATATTCTGCATCGTCATTTTATTCAGTAGAGATCAATGGCAATAAAGTTAGTGAAATCTGCATCAATGCTATGACGGCTGCTGAAATTGGTGTTCCTCTGCAGTTTGTATATACCGATGATATTACATCAAACTGGCTGCACGAAAATGTTGACCAGGAAATCAAAATCCTGGTTTCCAAAAAAGCCATTTCCCGTTATGCAGCAGAACTCTATTCACATCAGGAAATTTTGAAGAAATTATTTGAATCAGGAAAAAAGCTCACTTCATTTCCAAACTATTTTTACCAGCTTTCCGATAATTATTCCTGCAAAATACAAGGCATCGACACTAACATCGCTTATGCCTGTGCAATGGTGCCAGGAGTAGAATTGTTAGATCCCAGAACTTTGATCTTTGAATCAAAAGATATGCAAACTTTATATCGCTACTTAATGACACTTTGCATGGCAGCAGGATCGGTGAATAACCTTTATAGATAA
- a CDS encoding GNAT family N-acetyltransferase has product MVVDFLYKHLDRFRDSKEDINKCLDYVFSTQKSEGGFILLAKEAEQLVGIVVMIQTGMSGYIPENFLVYVAVDSKMRGKGIGGKLIEKAIAETNGDVALHVEYDNPAKRLYERIGFSSKYAEMRYQKKD; this is encoded by the coding sequence ATGGTAGTAGATTTTTTATATAAACATTTAGATCGATTTCGCGATTCTAAGGAAGACATCAACAAATGTTTGGATTATGTTTTTTCAACCCAAAAAAGTGAAGGCGGTTTTATTCTTCTTGCTAAGGAAGCCGAGCAGCTGGTTGGAATTGTCGTGATGATCCAAACAGGAATGAGTGGCTACATACCAGAAAATTTCCTGGTTTATGTAGCTGTAGATTCAAAAATGAGAGGTAAAGGAATAGGCGGAAAATTAATTGAAAAAGCCATTGCTGAAACTAATGGAGATGTTGCTTTGCACGTAGAATATGACAATCCTGCAAAAAGATTGTATGAACGTATTGGTTTCAGCAGCAAATACGCAGAAATGCGTTATCAGAAAAAGGATTAA